The following are encoded in a window of Gemmatimonadota bacterium genomic DNA:
- the rpoC gene encoding DNA-directed RNA polymerase subunit beta': MIDFRNARDTRASAFDYIQIRIASPEEIRGPKDSKERERLEMAGLRSWWSWGEVTKPETINYRSFKPEKDGLFCERIFGPVKDWECHCGKYKRIRYRGVICDRCGVEVTLSKVRRDRMGHIELAVPVAHIWFFKTLPSPMGNLLDLTLRDLEKVVYYSNYVVIEPGEQEVRTNELLDEEQYLNLRMKAKEEGDTAFFADIGAPAVRDLLRRLDVDKVAEELRTQVVTETSQHKKKQMLKRLKIVDAFRNSGDNGGVRNKPEWMILDVIPVIPPDLRPLVPLDGGRFATSDLNDLYRRVINRNNRLQKLIVHRAPEVILRNEKRMLQEAVDALFDNGRRSKAIRGRGKRPLKSLSDMLKGKQGRFRQNLLGKRVDYSGRSVIVVGPELKLHQCGLPKAMALELFKPFIIHKLVEKGIAETVKRAKKIVERESAEVYEILEEIIRDHPVLLNRAPTLHRLGIQAFEPVLVEGKAIRIHPLVCAAFNADFDGDQMAVHVPLSPEAQLEARVLMLSSNNILKPADGRPVAEPSQDIVLGCYFATKAPPGYEELLKDAKQQKALRAFSTATEVEMAMALGHLTTHSALKYLVEQDGKVSWVITTAGRVMFNEIVPTQLPYQNRDMKKKALSEIVFESYRHAGLATTVELLDKLKDFGFRNATRGGVSIGIEDLEIPAEKEGLLEEATTRVERFTKAYQTGNITNGERYNKVIDTWTHANNDIAEAMVKRMRESQNGFNPVFMMFDSGSRGSRDQIRQLAGMRGLMAKPQKKLTGGIGEIIENPIKSNFREGLSVLEYFSSTHGARKGLADTALKTADAGYLTRRLCDVAQDVTISEEDCGTVMGLEVAALKEGEDIIEALSERIVGNVAAEDVEDPQLLDESGRRALLVESGQMISEETAKAIEESGIESIKIRSVLTCEAKRGLCRMCYGRNLATMDMVDIGEAVGIIAAQSIGEPGTQLTLRTFHIGGTAARIAEQTARKSKVAGVIEYGDRLISVTNAENQQIVTSYEGEIFIRATKDKNAAITARLQVPLGAILLVKDASEVAKEQVIFSWDPYTNPIIADVAGEIRFVDLVEEESMSEELDELTGLRQRVVIEDREKKLHPHIEIWSTKGGKEKRVRDFVIPVGAQLIVENGDEITAGTILAKVNREAYKTRDITGGLPRVAELFEARRPKDPATISEVDGIVRFGEIKRGKREIFVSQLKADGSADEQIEPHLYEVGSGKHLRVHEGDRVRAGDRLSEGPVNPHDILRIKGPRAVQEYLLNEVQEVYRLQGVKINDKHIGVIVRQMLQKVRVMESGDTEFLEGENVDKAVFRDANDKAKKKKNKPSTSEPLLLGITKASLTTQSFISAASFQETTRVLTDAAIRGAKDNLLGLKENIIIGHLIPAGTGMYRYQEVEMDITPPPSADAPFGTEPAAVGLPGLVGTPLAEAASPFAPLPGEE, encoded by the coding sequence ATGATCGATTTCCGCAACGCGCGCGATACGCGCGCTTCCGCGTTCGACTATATCCAGATCCGCATCGCCTCCCCCGAGGAGATTCGCGGACCCAAGGACTCCAAGGAACGGGAACGGCTCGAAATGGCCGGGCTCCGCTCGTGGTGGTCGTGGGGCGAAGTCACCAAGCCAGAAACGATCAACTATCGGTCGTTCAAGCCTGAAAAGGACGGCTTGTTCTGCGAGCGCATCTTTGGTCCGGTCAAGGACTGGGAATGCCATTGCGGTAAGTACAAGCGCATCCGCTATCGCGGCGTCATTTGCGATCGCTGCGGCGTTGAAGTCACGCTGAGCAAGGTGCGTCGCGACCGCATGGGCCACATTGAGTTGGCCGTGCCGGTGGCGCACATCTGGTTCTTCAAGACGTTGCCGAGCCCGATGGGCAACCTGCTCGATCTCACGCTCCGTGATCTCGAAAAGGTCGTCTACTATTCGAACTACGTCGTCATCGAGCCCGGCGAGCAGGAAGTGCGCACGAACGAGCTCCTCGACGAAGAGCAGTACCTGAATTTGCGCATGAAGGCGAAGGAAGAGGGCGACACCGCCTTCTTCGCCGACATCGGCGCGCCGGCCGTGCGCGATCTGTTGCGCCGCCTCGACGTCGACAAGGTGGCCGAAGAGCTCCGCACGCAGGTGGTGACGGAGACGTCGCAGCATAAGAAGAAGCAGATGCTCAAGCGCCTCAAAATCGTGGACGCCTTCCGCAACTCGGGCGACAACGGTGGCGTGCGCAACAAGCCGGAATGGATGATCCTCGACGTGATTCCGGTAATCCCGCCGGATCTCCGTCCGCTGGTGCCGCTCGACGGCGGTCGTTTTGCGACCTCGGATCTCAACGATCTGTACCGTCGCGTGATCAACCGTAACAACCGCCTCCAGAAGCTCATCGTGCATCGCGCGCCGGAAGTCATTCTCCGGAACGAGAAGCGCATGCTGCAGGAAGCGGTGGACGCGCTGTTCGACAACGGCCGTCGCTCCAAGGCCATTCGTGGCCGTGGCAAGCGCCCGCTCAAGTCGCTCAGCGACATGCTCAAGGGCAAGCAGGGCCGGTTCCGTCAGAACCTGCTCGGCAAGCGCGTGGACTACTCGGGCCGTTCGGTCATCGTCGTGGGTCCCGAGCTGAAGCTGCACCAGTGCGGTTTGCCGAAGGCAATGGCGCTGGAACTCTTCAAGCCGTTCATCATTCACAAGCTCGTCGAGAAGGGCATCGCCGAGACCGTCAAGCGCGCCAAGAAGATTGTGGAGCGCGAGTCGGCCGAGGTGTACGAAATCCTCGAAGAGATCATTCGCGATCACCCGGTGTTGCTCAACCGCGCCCCGACGCTTCACCGCCTCGGTATTCAGGCGTTTGAGCCGGTGCTCGTCGAAGGCAAGGCCATTCGTATTCACCCGCTCGTCTGCGCGGCGTTCAACGCCGACTTCGACGGTGACCAGATGGCCGTGCACGTGCCGCTGTCGCCGGAAGCGCAGCTCGAAGCGCGTGTGCTGATGCTGTCGTCGAACAACATTCTGAAGCCGGCCGACGGACGCCCGGTAGCTGAGCCCAGCCAGGACATCGTGTTGGGTTGCTACTTCGCCACCAAGGCCCCGCCGGGCTATGAGGAACTGCTCAAGGACGCCAAGCAGCAGAAGGCGTTGCGGGCGTTCTCGACGGCGACCGAAGTCGAAATGGCGATGGCCCTCGGCCATCTCACCACGCACTCGGCGCTCAAGTACCTCGTGGAGCAAGACGGTAAGGTGTCGTGGGTCATCACGACGGCCGGTCGCGTCATGTTCAACGAAATCGTGCCGACGCAGTTGCCGTATCAGAACCGCGACATGAAAAAGAAGGCGCTGTCCGAAATCGTGTTCGAGTCGTATCGGCACGCCGGGCTCGCCACGACGGTTGAACTGCTCGACAAGCTCAAGGATTTCGGCTTCCGCAACGCCACGCGCGGCGGTGTGTCGATCGGTATTGAGGATTTGGAAATCCCGGCCGAGAAGGAGGGCTTGCTCGAAGAGGCCACGACGCGCGTTGAGCGCTTCACCAAGGCCTACCAGACCGGCAACATCACGAACGGCGAACGCTACAATAAGGTCATCGACACCTGGACGCACGCGAACAACGACATCGCCGAGGCGATGGTCAAGCGCATGCGCGAATCGCAGAACGGGTTCAACCCGGTGTTCATGATGTTCGATTCCGGCTCGCGTGGTTCACGCGACCAGATCCGTCAGCTCGCTGGTATGCGCGGCCTGATGGCGAAGCCGCAGAAGAAGCTCACCGGCGGCATCGGCGAAATCATCGAAAATCCGATCAAGTCGAACTTCCGCGAAGGGCTGTCCGTGCTCGAGTACTTCTCGTCCACGCACGGCGCTCGTAAGGGTCTCGCGGATACGGCGCTCAAGACGGCCGACGCCGGCTATCTCACGCGTCGCCTCTGCGACGTCGCACAGGACGTGACGATCTCCGAGGAAGATTGCGGAACGGTGATGGGACTCGAAGTGGCCGCGCTGAAGGAAGGCGAGGACATCATCGAAGCTCTGTCCGAGCGCATTGTCGGCAACGTGGCTGCCGAGGACGTCGAAGATCCGCAGCTGCTCGACGAGTCGGGCCGCCGCGCGCTGCTCGTCGAGTCGGGTCAGATGATCAGTGAAGAAACCGCGAAGGCCATCGAAGAGTCGGGCATCGAATCCATCAAGATTCGCTCGGTGCTCACCTGCGAAGCCAAGCGCGGACTCTGCCGCATGTGCTACGGCCGTAACTTGGCCACGATGGATATGGTCGATATCGGCGAAGCGGTCGGTATTATTGCCGCGCAGTCGATCGGCGAGCCGGGCACGCAGCTGACGCTGCGTACGTTCCACATCGGTGGTACCGCTGCACGTATTGCCGAGCAGACTGCCCGTAAGTCGAAGGTGGCCGGTGTCATCGAGTACGGTGACCGTTTGATCAGCGTCACCAATGCGGAGAACCAGCAGATTGTGACGTCGTATGAAGGCGAGATCTTCATTCGCGCCACCAAGGACAAGAACGCCGCGATCACGGCGCGCCTGCAGGTGCCGCTCGGCGCCATCCTGCTCGTCAAGGATGCCTCGGAAGTGGCGAAGGAGCAGGTGATCTTCTCGTGGGATCCGTACACCAACCCGATCATCGCGGACGTGGCGGGCGAGATTCGTTTCGTGGACCTCGTCGAAGAAGAGTCGATGTCGGAAGAGCTCGACGAACTGACGGGTCTCCGTCAGCGCGTCGTGATCGAAGACCGCGAAAAGAAGCTGCACCCGCACATCGAGATCTGGAGCACCAAGGGCGGCAAGGAAAAGCGCGTCCGCGACTTCGTGATCCCGGTGGGCGCACAGCTCATCGTCGAGAACGGCGACGAGATCACGGCCGGCACGATCTTGGCCAAGGTCAACCGCGAAGCGTACAAGACCCGCGACATCACCGGCGGTCTGCCGCGTGTGGCGGAACTGTTCGAAGCGCGTCGTCCGAAGGACCCGGCGACGATTTCCGAAGTGGACGGCATCGTTCGCTTCGGCGAGATCAAGCGCGGCAAGCGCGAGATCTTCGTGTCGCAGCTCAAGGCGGATGGATCGGCCGATGAACAGATCGAGCCGCATCTCTACGAAGTGGGCTCGGGCAAGCACTTGCGCGTGCACGAGGGCGATCGCGTGCGCGCCGGTGACCGTCTGTCGGAAGGACCGGTGAACCCGCACGACATTTTGCGCATCAAGGGCCCGCGCGCGGTGCAGGAATACCTGCTCAACGAAGTGCAGGAAGTGTACCGCCTGCAGGGCGTGAAGATCAACGACAAACACATCGGCGTGATTGTGCGCCAGATGTTGCAGAAAGTGCGCGTGATGGAGTCGGGGGACACCGAGTTCCTCGAGGGCGAGAACGTGGACAAGGCCGTCTTCCGCGACGCCAACGACAAGGCGAAGAAGAAGAAGAACAAGCCGTCCACGAGCGAGCCGCTGCTCCTTGGTATCACCAAGGCGTCGCTCACGACGCAGAGCTTCATTTCGGCCGCGAGCTTCCAGGAAACAACCCGGGTGCTCACCGATGCCGCGATCCGTGGCGCCAAGGACAACCTCCTCGGCCTCAAGGAAAACATCATCATCGGCCACCTCATCCCGGCCGGTACGGGTATGTACCGGTACCAGGAAGTGGAGATGGACATCACGCCGCCGCCGTCTGCCGACGCTCCGTTCGGCACCGAGCCGGCAGCGGTAGGGCTGCCGGGTCTCGTCGGCACGCCACTCGCCGAAGCCGCGTCGCCGTTTGCGCCGCTGCCAGGCGAAGAGTAG
- the rpoB gene encoding DNA-directed RNA polymerase subunit beta, which produces MIKQISFGKLEHGMEMPHLLDIQTRAFESLLQLDAAAHDREDVGLERVFKDLFPITDVHENFSLDFKRYTLGEPKYSVEECIERDMTYSAPLKATLALTVFEENAADGKKRVKNQIEKEVYLGELPLLTGLGTFVINGAERVIVSQLHRSPGVVFEESTHPNGQRLISSRIIPFRGSWVEFTVDIHDIIYVHIDKKKKFPATALLRAFGFGNNADILRLFFAVRDLDLTRKREGRAENREVLGAIVAEDIELPGEATADDAPKAKTKKARAERERSENALLVRQGDELTEEVFNRLRRQKVDTVKVFASYTTVDVRDELDAIERGDRPTPRIIAVDEVDPETGEVVAEAGQALKETLAKRLRKHGIIKARCFVVSGRAESTLIKNTLAKDPTRAEDEALKQIYSLLRPGDAPNKETAKQALERLFFSPKRYDLGRVGRYKINQRLGLNTPANQTVLTKEDFVAIIRYLVELHEGRGHVDDIDHLGNRRIRSVGELIANQFSVGLSRMARLVKERMSINQDSEKIALDDLVNARTVSAVIQAFFGSSQLSQFMDQTNPLAELTHKRRLSALGPGGLTRERAGFEVRDVHYSQYGRMCPIETPEGPNIGLITSLACFARVNDLGFIETPYRIVKNGKVTNELAWLDANREEEATIAQASALLNPDHTFLESLVLCRQQGDFPLVTPSRIDYMDVAPEQLVSIAAALIPFLEHDDANRALMGSNMQRQAVPLLNPQTPVVGTGLEETVARHSGATVIARRAGIVTRVTADEILVDAGAVEKGKKGADAPLARLTQLDRYHVKKYVRTNQDTAINQRPIVKLGQKVKAGEVLADGAATEHGQLALGSNVLVAFMSWYGHNFEDAIILSERLVKDDVYSSIHIQELELHVRDTKRGQEEITREIPNVSEESLVDLDERGIVRIGAHVRPGDILVGKITPKGETELSPEEKLLTAIFGEKAKDVKDSSLKVPPGMEGVVIDCKIFSRIEDQVVEKDRGERIGDVRRLEGEEKVRVNDVRDAELKVMLEGQTVALALKSGTVEEAIPAGTKLTTEVLDGIRLATLDLKTFRVESKKVNDDIREIIEAANHVKAKLEEKAEERIDRILQPDELPPGVIQLVKVYLAEKRKISVGDKMAGRHGNKGIVARIVPEEDMPFLPDGRPVDIVLNPLGVPSRMNVGQILETHLGWAAKILGFYAKTPVFSGANEKEIGLLMRLASLRWSHDALDLRTPVLDINDTEILGFLTELRPPVGEEKVELLRDANLNELNARGMSAEAKDVFHRVRDYITNAAKDLAEQELTNLKHAIAFHGSVAEDETASATQKADAKKALKELEKRAALSPAELLVSNGLPAMAGMLGPKGESDANAASLEMITAAGLTPAGKIRLRDGRTGEGFSSAVTVGTVYMLKLSHLVDDKIHARSIGPYSLVTQQPLAGKAQFGGQRFGEMEVWALEAYGAAHTLQEILTVKSDDVNGRSRVYEAIVKGQNMPEPGTPESFNVLVKELQALGIHVTMDANAEGGYSGLPFSAGEE; this is translated from the coding sequence ATGATCAAACAGATTTCCTTCGGAAAGCTCGAGCACGGCATGGAAATGCCCCACTTGCTCGACATCCAGACACGCGCGTTCGAGTCGTTGCTCCAGCTCGACGCCGCCGCGCACGATCGCGAAGACGTCGGCCTCGAACGGGTCTTTAAAGACCTGTTCCCGATCACCGACGTCCATGAGAATTTCTCACTCGACTTCAAGCGCTATACGCTTGGCGAGCCGAAGTACTCTGTTGAAGAGTGCATCGAGCGCGACATGACGTACTCCGCGCCGCTCAAGGCCACGCTCGCCCTCACGGTGTTTGAGGAAAATGCGGCCGACGGCAAGAAGCGCGTCAAGAATCAGATCGAGAAGGAAGTCTATCTCGGGGAACTCCCCCTCCTCACGGGCCTCGGCACGTTCGTCATCAACGGCGCCGAACGCGTGATCGTGAGTCAGCTGCACCGCTCGCCGGGTGTGGTGTTCGAAGAGTCGACGCACCCGAACGGGCAGCGCCTGATCTCGTCGCGCATTATCCCGTTCCGCGGCTCGTGGGTTGAGTTTACCGTCGACATCCACGACATCATCTACGTCCACATCGACAAGAAGAAGAAGTTCCCGGCCACCGCGCTCCTCCGCGCGTTCGGCTTCGGGAACAACGCGGACATCCTCCGCCTCTTCTTCGCCGTGCGCGACCTCGACCTCACGCGCAAGCGTGAAGGGCGCGCCGAAAACCGCGAAGTCCTGGGCGCGATCGTCGCCGAGGACATCGAGTTGCCGGGCGAAGCCACAGCCGACGACGCCCCCAAGGCCAAGACCAAGAAGGCCCGCGCCGAGCGCGAGCGTTCCGAGAACGCACTGCTCGTGCGTCAGGGCGACGAACTCACGGAAGAGGTGTTCAACCGCCTCCGCCGCCAGAAGGTCGACACCGTAAAGGTGTTCGCCAGCTACACGACCGTCGACGTACGCGACGAGCTCGACGCGATCGAACGCGGCGACCGTCCCACCCCGCGCATCATCGCGGTGGACGAAGTGGACCCGGAAACGGGTGAAGTCGTCGCCGAAGCCGGTCAGGCGCTCAAGGAAACGCTGGCCAAGCGCCTGCGGAAGCACGGGATCATCAAGGCCCGCTGCTTTGTCGTGAGTGGCCGCGCCGAAAGCACGCTCATCAAGAACACGCTCGCCAAGGATCCGACGCGCGCTGAAGACGAAGCGCTCAAGCAGATCTATTCGCTGCTGCGTCCGGGCGATGCGCCCAACAAGGAAACGGCCAAGCAGGCCCTTGAGCGGCTGTTCTTCAGCCCCAAGCGCTACGACCTCGGTCGTGTCGGCCGCTACAAAATCAATCAGCGGCTCGGCCTCAACACGCCGGCCAATCAGACCGTGCTCACGAAGGAAGATTTCGTTGCCATCATCCGTTACCTCGTGGAACTCCACGAAGGCCGCGGCCATGTGGACGACATCGATCACTTGGGCAACCGTCGTATCCGCTCAGTGGGCGAACTCATCGCCAACCAGTTCTCCGTGGGCCTGTCGCGTATGGCGCGCTTGGTCAAGGAGCGCATGAGCATCAATCAGGACAGCGAGAAGATTGCCCTCGACGACCTCGTCAACGCCCGTACGGTGTCGGCGGTCATTCAGGCGTTCTTCGGATCGTCACAGCTGTCGCAGTTCATGGACCAGACCAATCCGCTCGCCGAGTTGACGCACAAGCGTCGTCTGTCGGCGCTTGGACCGGGCGGCCTGACGCGCGAGCGCGCCGGCTTTGAAGTCCGTGACGTGCACTATTCGCAGTACGGCCGCATGTGCCCCATCGAAACGCCGGAAGGTCCGAACATCGGACTCATCACGTCGCTGGCGTGCTTCGCGCGCGTCAACGACCTCGGCTTCATTGAGACGCCGTACCGCATCGTCAAGAACGGCAAGGTGACCAACGAACTCGCGTGGCTCGACGCCAATCGTGAAGAGGAAGCGACGATCGCGCAGGCGTCGGCGCTGCTGAATCCCGACCACACGTTCCTCGAGTCGCTGGTGCTCTGCCGTCAGCAGGGCGACTTCCCGCTCGTGACGCCGAGCCGTATCGATTACATGGACGTCGCGCCCGAGCAGCTCGTCTCGATCGCCGCGGCGCTCATTCCGTTCCTCGAGCACGACGACGCCAACCGCGCGTTGATGGGCTCGAACATGCAACGTCAGGCGGTGCCGCTCCTCAATCCGCAGACGCCGGTGGTCGGCACGGGGCTCGAAGAGACCGTGGCTCGCCATTCCGGCGCGACGGTAATCGCGCGTCGCGCGGGCATCGTCACCCGCGTCACGGCCGACGAGATTCTCGTTGATGCCGGCGCCGTGGAGAAGGGCAAGAAGGGCGCGGACGCCCCGCTCGCTCGCCTTACGCAGCTCGACCGATATCACGTCAAGAAGTACGTGCGTACCAACCAGGACACCGCCATCAACCAGCGGCCGATCGTCAAGCTCGGTCAGAAAGTGAAGGCCGGCGAAGTCCTCGCCGACGGCGCCGCGACCGAGCACGGCCAGTTGGCCCTCGGCTCCAACGTGCTCGTCGCGTTCATGAGCTGGTACGGCCACAACTTCGAAGACGCCATCATTTTGAGCGAGCGCCTGGTGAAGGACGACGTCTATTCGTCGATCCACATTCAGGAACTCGAACTCCACGTCCGCGACACCAAGCGCGGTCAGGAAGAAATCACGCGCGAAATTCCGAACGTGTCGGAAGAGTCGCTGGTGGATCTGGACGAGCGCGGCATTGTGCGTATTGGCGCGCATGTGCGCCCGGGCGACATCCTCGTCGGCAAGATCACGCCGAAGGGCGAGACGGAACTGTCGCCGGAAGAAAAACTCCTCACGGCCATCTTCGGCGAAAAGGCCAAGGACGTGAAGGATTCGTCGCTCAAGGTGCCGCCGGGTATGGAAGGCGTCGTCATCGACTGCAAGATCTTCTCGCGTATTGAAGACCAGGTGGTCGAAAAGGATCGCGGCGAGCGCATTGGTGACGTGCGCCGGCTCGAGGGCGAGGAGAAGGTGCGCGTGAACGACGTGCGCGATGCCGAACTCAAGGTGATGCTCGAAGGACAGACGGTCGCGTTGGCGCTCAAGTCGGGCACGGTCGAAGAGGCCATTCCGGCGGGCACAAAGCTGACCACCGAAGTGCTCGACGGCATCCGTCTCGCGACGCTCGACCTCAAGACGTTCCGCGTTGAGAGCAAGAAGGTCAACGACGACATCCGCGAGATCATCGAGGCCGCCAATCACGTCAAGGCGAAGCTCGAAGAGAAGGCGGAAGAGCGCATTGACCGTATTCTCCAGCCCGACGAATTGCCGCCGGGCGTGATTCAGCTCGTGAAGGTCTACCTCGCCGAGAAGCGTAAGATCTCGGTGGGCGACAAGATGGCCGGCCGTCACGGCAACAAGGGCATCGTGGCGCGCATCGTGCCGGAAGAAGACATGCCGTTCCTCCCGGATGGACGTCCGGTGGACATCGTCCTCAATCCGCTCGGCGTGCCGTCCCGAATGAACGTCGGGCAGATCCTCGAAACCCACCTCGGGTGGGCCGCGAAGATCCTCGGCTTCTACGCCAAGACGCCGGTATTCAGCGGCGCGAACGAAAAAGAAATCGGGTTGCTCATGCGTCTCGCGTCACTGCGCTGGTCGCACGACGCGCTCGACCTGCGCACGCCGGTGCTCGACATCAACGATACGGAAATCCTCGGCTTCCTCACGGAACTTCGCCCGCCGGTGGGCGAGGAGAAGGTCGAGTTGCTGCGTGATGCGAACCTGAACGAACTCAATGCGCGTGGGATGTCGGCGGAAGCGAAGGATGTGTTCCATCGCGTGCGCGACTACATCACGAATGCGGCGAAGGATCTGGCCGAGCAGGAACTGACGAACCTCAAGCACGCCATCGCGTTCCACGGGTCGGTGGCGGAGGACGAGACGGCGTCGGCGACGCAGAAGGCCGATGCCAAGAAGGCGCTCAAGGAACTCGAGAAGCGCGCGGCGCTGTCGCCCGCGGAGCTGCTCGTGTCCAACGGGCTACCGGCGATGGCCGGCATGCTCGGTCCGAAGGGCGAGAGCGATGCCAATGCGGCGTCGTTGGAAATGATTACCGCCGCCGGCCTGACGCCGGCCGGTAAGATTCGCCTGCGCGACGGTCGCACCGGCGAAGGGTTCTCGTCGGCGGTCACGGTCGGCACCGTGTACATGCTCAAGCTGAGCCACTTGGTCGACGACAAGATTCACGCCCGGTCCATTGGACCGTATTCGCTCGTCACGCAGCAGCCGCTCGCCGGCAAGGCGCAGTTCGGCGGCCAGCGTTTCGGCGAAATGGAAGTGTGGGCGCTCGAGGCGTACGGCGCCGCGCACACGCTGCAGGAAATCCTCACGGTGAAGTCGGACGACGTGAACGGCCGGTCGCGCGTGTACGAAGCGATCGTGAAGGGGCAGAACATGCCCGAGCCGGGTACGCCGGAGTCGTTCAACGTGTTGGTGAAGGAACTGCAGGCCCTCGGGATCCACGTCACCATGGATGCCAATGCAGAGGGTGGTTACAGTGGGTTGCCCTTTAGCGCTGGTGAGGAATAA
- the rplL gene encoding 50S ribosomal protein L7/L12 — MANATIGKDEILEAIGTMSVIDLAELIDAFKTKFNVTISAVAAAPGGAGAAGGAAAVEEQTEFSVILKEAGAKKIQVIKVVRELTGLGLKEAKDMVDGAPQVVRPSATKDEAAAMKAKLEEQGAVVEIK; from the coding sequence ATGGCTAACGCGACCATCGGCAAGGACGAGATTCTCGAGGCGATCGGCACTATGTCGGTCATCGATCTCGCCGAGCTCATCGACGCTTTCAAGACGAAGTTCAATGTGACCATCTCGGCCGTCGCTGCGGCGCCGGGCGGTGCAGGTGCGGCTGGCGGTGCGGCTGCCGTCGAAGAGCAGACCGAGTTCTCGGTCATCCTCAAGGAAGCCGGCGCCAAGAAGATTCAGGTCATCAAGGTTGTCCGCGAACTCACCGGTCTTGGCCTGAAGGAAGCCAAGGACATGGTGGACGGTGCACCGCAGGTGGTGCGTCCGAGCGCGACGAAGGACGAAGCCGCGGCAATGAAGGCGAAGCTGGAAGAGCAGGGCGCCGTCGTCGAGATCAAGTAA
- the rplJ gene encoding 50S ribosomal protein L10 — protein MKRTEKEQLVIELKEKMKGASALYYTDFTGLNVKRMTELRRRFRKAGVEYVVIKNTLALKAVNESGLAGVRLKGPTGVVVAKDAVAAAKLLTDFAKENDARPTVKGGLYEGAVVDAALVKKLAALPTRDEALGQLLGCFNSVLAMFALALEARKTQLEEASAN, from the coding sequence ATGAAGCGCACCGAAAAGGAACAGCTCGTCATTGAGCTCAAAGAAAAAATGAAGGGCGCCTCGGCGCTCTATTACACCGACTTCACGGGGCTGAACGTGAAGCGGATGACCGAACTCCGCCGCCGGTTCCGTAAGGCCGGCGTGGAGTACGTGGTCATCAAGAACACTCTCGCGCTGAAGGCCGTGAACGAAAGCGGCTTGGCGGGCGTGCGACTGAAGGGACCCACGGGTGTTGTCGTCGCGAAGGATGCGGTGGCCGCAGCCAAGCTCCTCACCGACTTCGCGAAAGAGAACGACGCGCGTCCGACGGTGAAGGGTGGGCTCTACGAAGGTGCGGTGGTGGATGCGGCGTTGGTGAAGAAGCTCGCCGCCCTCCCGACCCGCGACGAGGCACTTGGGCAGCTCTTGGGCTGCTTCAACAGCGTCCTCGCCATGTTCGCCCTCGCGCTCGAAGCGAGAAAGACCCAGCTCGAAGAAGCTTCCGCCAACTGA